One Mycolicibacterium sarraceniae genomic window carries:
- a CDS encoding acyl-CoA dehydrogenase, whose protein sequence is MRISYTPEQEELRRELRTYFGKLMTPERQEALMSTTGGEIGTGNVYRETVSQMGKDGWLTLNWPTEYGGQNRTPMDSLIFTDEAAVAGAPVPFLTINSVAPTIMAFGTDEQKSFYLPKIAAGDLHFAIGYSEPGAGTDLAALRTTAVRDGDDYVVNGQKMWTSLIQYADYVWLAVRTNPEAKKHRGISVLIVPTSSEGFSWTPVHTMAGVGTSATYYQDVRVPASSRVGEENAGWKLVTNQLNHERVALVSAQPIFLALNQVREWAQNTKDVHGNRLIDSEWVQLNLARVLAKAEYLKLINWELASAKSGTLNPADASAAKVFGTELATEAYRLLMEILGPSATLRQDSHGALLRGRVERMHRSALILTFGGGTNEIQRDIIGMVALGLPRVNR, encoded by the coding sequence ATGCGGATCAGTTACACGCCCGAACAAGAGGAGCTGCGCCGCGAGCTCCGGACCTACTTCGGGAAGCTGATGACCCCGGAGCGCCAGGAAGCGCTGATGTCGACCACCGGTGGCGAGATCGGCACCGGCAACGTCTACCGCGAGACCGTTTCCCAGATGGGCAAAGACGGCTGGCTCACGCTGAACTGGCCGACCGAGTACGGCGGCCAGAACCGCACCCCGATGGACTCCCTGATCTTCACCGACGAGGCCGCCGTCGCCGGCGCCCCGGTGCCCTTCCTGACCATCAACAGCGTCGCGCCGACGATCATGGCGTTCGGCACCGACGAGCAGAAGTCGTTCTATTTGCCCAAGATCGCCGCCGGTGATCTGCACTTCGCGATCGGCTACTCCGAGCCGGGTGCCGGCACCGACCTCGCGGCCCTACGCACCACCGCGGTCCGCGACGGCGACGACTACGTGGTCAACGGCCAGAAGATGTGGACCAGCCTGATCCAGTACGCCGACTATGTCTGGTTGGCGGTACGCACCAACCCCGAAGCCAAGAAGCACCGCGGCATCTCCGTGCTGATCGTGCCGACCAGCTCGGAGGGCTTCTCGTGGACTCCGGTGCACACGATGGCCGGCGTCGGCACCAGCGCCACCTACTACCAGGACGTGCGGGTCCCGGCGTCCAGCCGGGTCGGCGAGGAGAACGCCGGCTGGAAGCTGGTCACCAACCAGCTCAACCACGAGCGGGTCGCCCTGGTGTCGGCCCAGCCGATCTTCCTGGCGCTCAACCAGGTTCGCGAGTGGGCGCAAAACACCAAGGATGTGCACGGCAATCGCCTGATCGACTCCGAGTGGGTGCAGCTCAATCTGGCCCGCGTGCTGGCCAAGGCCGAGTACCTCAAGCTGATCAACTGGGAGCTGGCCTCGGCCAAGAGCGGAACGCTCAACCCGGCCGACGCGTCAGCGGCCAAGGTCTTCGGCACCGAGCTGGCCACCGAGGCCTACCGGCTGCTGATGGAGATCCTCGGGCCGTCAGCCACGCTGCGCCAGGATTCCCACGGAGCGCTACTGCGCGGCCGTGTCGAGCGGATGCACCGCTCGGCCCTCATCCTCACCTTCGGTGGCGGCACCAACGAGATCCAGCGCGACATCATCGGCATGGTCGCGCTGGGCCTGCCCCGAGTCAACCGCTAA
- a CDS encoding acetolactate synthase large subunit, whose translation MNGAQALITTLVDNGVRVCFANPGTSEMHFVAALDTVPQMRGVLTLFEGVATGAADGYARISGQPAAVLLHLGPGLGNGLANLHNARRAHVPMVVVVGDHATYHTKYDAPLESDIDSVAGTVSGWLRRTLAVSEVAADAAEAIASTRARKHIATLILPADVSWDDGATTLESAVVQVDPPHVDLSEAEAALGSGEPTVILVGGDATGGAGLSAAVRISQACGARVLCETFPTRLERGAGLPAVERLAYFAEAAVAQLAGARHLVLAGAPHPVSFFAYPGKASDLVPEDCAVHALAGPVGAAAAIEVLADRIAPSEIAATAEPARPALPHGPLTVATSADVIGALLPERAIVVDESNTSGVLLPQATAGTPAHDWLTLTGGAIGFALPVSVGAAIAAPDRPVLCLESDGSAMYTISALWTQARERLDITTVVYANRAYDILRIELQRVGAEAAGSGPGPKAESLLDLTSPTMDYVQIAKGMGVPARRVGTAEELADALQWAFDEPGPHLIEAVMPSMVV comes from the coding sequence GTGAACGGCGCACAAGCACTGATCACCACGCTGGTCGACAACGGGGTGCGGGTCTGTTTCGCCAACCCTGGGACGTCGGAGATGCATTTCGTCGCCGCGCTGGACACCGTGCCGCAGATGCGCGGTGTGCTCACCCTTTTCGAAGGAGTCGCCACCGGGGCGGCCGACGGGTACGCCCGGATCTCGGGCCAACCGGCCGCGGTGCTGCTGCATCTGGGGCCCGGGCTGGGCAATGGGCTGGCGAATCTGCACAACGCCCGGCGCGCGCATGTGCCGATGGTCGTCGTCGTCGGCGACCACGCGACCTACCACACGAAGTACGACGCTCCGCTGGAATCCGATATCGATTCGGTCGCCGGCACCGTGTCCGGCTGGCTGCGGCGAACCCTCGCGGTCAGCGAGGTGGCCGCCGACGCCGCCGAGGCGATCGCGTCGACGCGCGCCCGTAAGCACATCGCCACGCTGATCCTGCCTGCCGACGTCTCCTGGGACGACGGTGCCACCACCCTGGAAAGCGCTGTGGTGCAAGTTGATCCGCCACATGTGGATCTCAGTGAGGCCGAAGCCGCACTGGGCTCGGGTGAGCCGACGGTGATCTTGGTGGGCGGTGACGCCACCGGTGGGGCCGGTCTGTCCGCGGCGGTCAGGATCTCGCAGGCGTGTGGTGCGCGCGTGCTGTGCGAGACCTTCCCGACTCGGCTGGAACGCGGGGCGGGCCTGCCCGCGGTGGAGCGGCTGGCCTATTTCGCGGAGGCGGCCGTTGCGCAGCTCGCCGGCGCGCGGCACCTGGTGTTGGCGGGCGCGCCCCATCCGGTGTCGTTCTTCGCCTACCCCGGCAAAGCGAGCGACTTGGTGCCCGAGGACTGTGCCGTGCACGCGCTGGCAGGCCCGGTCGGTGCCGCCGCGGCAATCGAGGTGCTGGCAGACCGGATCGCACCGTCCGAGATCGCCGCCACCGCGGAGCCGGCGCGGCCGGCGCTGCCGCACGGCCCACTCACCGTGGCGACCTCAGCCGATGTGATCGGGGCGCTGCTGCCCGAGCGGGCCATCGTCGTGGACGAGTCGAACACGTCGGGAGTCCTTCTGCCCCAAGCGACCGCGGGCACCCCAGCGCACGATTGGCTCACGCTCACCGGAGGGGCGATCGGTTTCGCACTGCCGGTGTCCGTCGGTGCCGCGATCGCCGCACCAGACCGCCCGGTGCTGTGCTTGGAGTCCGATGGCTCGGCGATGTACACCATTTCGGCGCTGTGGACCCAAGCCCGCGAACGGCTCGACATCACCACCGTCGTCTATGCTAACCGCGCCTACGACATCCTGCGGATCGAACTGCAGCGGGTCGGTGCCGAGGCCGCGGGATCCGGGCCAGGCCCAAAAGCCGAGTCGCTACTCGATTTGACCAGTCCCACAATGGATTACGTCCAGATCGCCAAGGGTATGGGCGTTCCTGCGCGGCGGGTCGGCACCGCCGAAGAGCTCGCCGACGCCCTGCAATGGGCGTTCGATGAACCGGGACCGCATCTGATCGAGGCGGTCATGCCGTCGATGGTGGTGTAA
- a CDS encoding acyl-CoA dehydrogenase family protein translates to MDFTKTEAAQDLSGLVGTIVDAVCTPQHQRELDGLDQRFDTELWRKLIDADILSTAAPESIGGGGYGVLEQTAILTALGRQLGAVPYLQSVILGAGALARFGAPELRDQWAAPAVSGEKILTVALDGEFGQGPVQATASGDRFKLTGARTQVEFGPVADAFLVPAETDSGTKVFLVAAADAGVSVTALLTTGKNSAAELDLAGVEVGADRIVGDADALAWLTTQKTLGHAAFQLGVLERALELTAEYARTREQFDRPIGSFQAVSARLADDYIDIKGLGLALVQASWRLSEDLPADVEVATAAFWAAEAGHRVAHTTVHVHGGVGIDTDHQVHRYFIIAKQLEFALGGATAQLLRIGRELADTPA, encoded by the coding sequence ATGGATTTCACCAAAACAGAAGCCGCGCAGGATCTCTCGGGGCTGGTCGGCACAATCGTCGATGCGGTGTGCACACCGCAACACCAGCGTGAGCTCGACGGCCTCGACCAGCGCTTCGATACCGAGCTGTGGCGCAAACTCATCGACGCCGACATTCTGTCGACGGCCGCGCCAGAGTCCATCGGCGGCGGCGGGTATGGCGTCCTGGAACAGACCGCGATCCTGACCGCGCTGGGCCGCCAATTGGGTGCGGTGCCGTACCTGCAGTCGGTGATCCTGGGTGCCGGCGCGCTGGCCCGGTTCGGTGCGCCCGAACTGCGCGACCAGTGGGCGGCACCGGCCGTGTCGGGCGAGAAGATCTTGACCGTCGCGCTCGACGGGGAGTTCGGCCAGGGCCCGGTGCAGGCGACCGCATCCGGTGACAGATTCAAGCTGACCGGTGCCCGCACCCAGGTCGAGTTCGGCCCGGTTGCCGATGCGTTCCTGGTCCCGGCCGAAACCGATTCCGGCACCAAGGTTTTCCTGGTGGCAGCCGCCGATGCCGGGGTGTCGGTCACCGCACTGCTGACCACCGGCAAGAACAGTGCCGCTGAGCTCGACCTGGCCGGCGTCGAGGTCGGGGCCGACCGCATCGTCGGCGACGCCGACGCGCTGGCCTGGCTGACTACTCAGAAGACGCTGGGGCACGCCGCGTTCCAGCTCGGTGTGCTCGAACGCGCGCTAGAGCTGACGGCCGAATATGCCCGCACCCGTGAGCAGTTCGACCGGCCGATTGGCAGCTTCCAGGCAGTGTCGGCTCGGCTCGCGGACGACTACATCGATATCAAGGGCTTGGGGCTGGCGCTCGTGCAGGCGTCGTGGCGGCTGTCCGAGGATCTGCCCGCCGATGTCGAGGTGGCCACCGCAGCGTTCTGGGCTGCCGAGGCCGGCCATCGCGTCGCCCACACCACCGTGCACGTGCACGGCGGTGTCGGCATCGATACCGACCACCAGGTGCACCGCTACTTCATCATCGCCAAGCAGCTCGAGTTCGCTCTCGGCGGCGCCACCGCCCAGCTGCTGCGGATCGGCCGCGAGCTGGCCGATACACCGGCTTGA
- a CDS encoding alpha,alpha-trehalose-phosphate synthase (UDP-forming) — protein MSGSRKTRSGNSDFVVVANRLPIDMERLPDGSLTWKRSPGGLVTALEPLLRKKRGAWIGWPGVVDGPEDPIVEEDLQLFPVRLSAEDVAEYYEGFSNATLWPLYHDVIVKPIYHRQWWDRYVDVNQRFAEATSRAAADGATVWVQDYQLQLVPKMLRTLRPDLTIGFFLHIPFPPVELFMQMPWRTEIIEGLLGADLVGFHLAGGAQNFLFLSRRLVGANTSRASVGVRSRFGEVQLGSHTVKVGAFPISIDSADLDRKARSRDIRRRAKEIRAELGDPRKILLGVDRLDYTKGIDVRLRAFSELLAEGRAKRDDTVLVQLATPSRERVESYRVLRNEIEQQVGHINGEYGEVGHPVVHYIHRPVPRDDLIAFFVAADVMLVTPLRDGMNLVAKEYVACRSDLGGALVLSEFTGAAAELRQAYLTNPHDLEGVKDTLEAAVNQAPEEGRRRMRALRRQVLAHDVDRWARAFLDVLGNANSKGDPD, from the coding sequence GTGTCCGGGAGCAGGAAAACCCGCTCCGGGAATTCTGATTTCGTAGTGGTCGCCAACCGGCTGCCGATCGATATGGAGCGGCTGCCGGACGGCAGCCTCACCTGGAAGCGCAGCCCTGGCGGTCTAGTCACCGCTCTGGAACCGTTATTACGCAAGAAGCGCGGCGCCTGGATCGGCTGGCCGGGCGTCGTCGACGGCCCGGAAGATCCCATCGTCGAGGAAGACCTGCAACTCTTCCCGGTCCGGCTGTCTGCCGAGGATGTCGCCGAGTATTACGAGGGTTTCTCCAACGCGACTCTGTGGCCGCTCTATCACGATGTGATCGTCAAGCCGATCTACCACCGGCAGTGGTGGGATCGATACGTCGATGTCAACCAGCGCTTCGCCGAGGCGACCTCGCGGGCAGCCGCCGACGGCGCCACCGTGTGGGTCCAGGATTACCAGTTGCAACTGGTGCCCAAAATGCTGCGGACATTGCGACCGGATCTGACCATCGGGTTCTTTCTGCACATTCCGTTCCCCCCGGTCGAGCTGTTCATGCAGATGCCGTGGCGCACCGAGATCATCGAAGGCCTGCTCGGCGCGGATCTGGTCGGCTTCCATCTCGCCGGCGGCGCGCAGAACTTCCTGTTCCTGTCGCGACGGCTGGTCGGTGCCAACACCTCTCGGGCCTCGGTCGGAGTGCGGTCCCGGTTCGGCGAGGTGCAGTTGGGGTCGCACACCGTCAAGGTGGGCGCATTTCCGATCTCCATCGATTCCGCCGACCTGGACCGCAAGGCGCGCTCTCGTGACATTCGCCGGCGGGCCAAAGAGATTCGCGCCGAGCTCGGTGACCCCCGCAAGATCCTGCTGGGCGTCGACCGCCTGGACTACACCAAGGGCATCGACGTTCGGCTGAGAGCGTTTTCGGAGTTGCTCGCCGAGGGACGCGCCAAGCGCGACGACACCGTCCTGGTCCAGCTGGCCACCCCGAGCCGGGAGCGGGTGGAAAGCTATCGCGTGTTGCGCAACGAGATCGAGCAGCAGGTTGGCCATATCAACGGTGAATACGGCGAAGTCGGCCACCCCGTGGTGCATTACATCCACCGGCCAGTGCCCCGAGATGACTTGATCGCCTTCTTCGTTGCCGCTGACGTCATGCTGGTGACGCCGCTTCGCGACGGGATGAACCTGGTGGCAAAGGAATACGTGGCCTGCCGCAGCGATCTGGGCGGTGCGTTGGTGCTCAGCGAATTCACCGGTGCCGCAGCCGAACTCCGCCAGGCTTACCTAACCAACCCGCATGACCTGGAGGGTGTCAAGGACACCCTTGAGGCCGCCGTCAACCAGGCCCCTGAAGAGGGCAGGCGGCGGATGCGGGCGCTACGACGCCAAGTGCTCGCCCACGACGTCGACCGTTGGGCAAGAGCCTTCCTCGACGTACTCGGCAACGCCAACAGCAAGGGCGATCCGGACTAG
- a CDS encoding intersectin-EH binding protein Ibp1 has translation MAITSSVGRRVLLAGGFSIAIAAAPAVAFFASPAGAPAGPAIACPAGESEDLYTDQCTPEMVPNQPGGNYPTPSNGGNTSFSMPGDSNSLPEVQGIPCTGANTGQCIGLQENQAPAVTPHSSISSSP, from the coding sequence ATGGCGATTACCTCCTCAGTCGGCCGCCGAGTCCTTCTCGCCGGTGGATTCAGCATTGCAATCGCGGCCGCGCCCGCTGTTGCCTTCTTCGCATCGCCTGCAGGCGCGCCGGCGGGCCCCGCCATTGCCTGTCCGGCCGGCGAGTCCGAGGATCTCTACACCGACCAGTGCACGCCGGAAATGGTGCCGAACCAGCCGGGCGGCAACTACCCGACACCGTCGAACGGCGGCAACACATCGTTCTCGATGCCGGGTGACTCCAACAGCCTGCCCGAGGTCCAGGGCATCCCCTGCACGGGTGCCAACACTGGCCAATGCATCGGTCTGCAGGAGAATCAGGCGCCCGCAGTCACTCCGCATTCGAGCATTTCGTCCAGCCCGTAG
- a CDS encoding ferredoxin, producing MRVEVDRDRCEGNAVCVGIAPDLFELDDEDYVVVTKDPIPGDEEDVAEQSIAECPRAALTRKD from the coding sequence ATGCGCGTGGAAGTCGACCGTGATCGCTGTGAAGGTAACGCTGTCTGTGTGGGAATTGCCCCGGACCTGTTCGAACTCGACGATGAGGACTACGTGGTCGTCACCAAGGATCCGATCCCTGGCGACGAGGAAGACGTAGCCGAGCAATCCATCGCCGAGTGCCCCCGCGCCGCCCTGACCCGCAAAGACTAG
- a CDS encoding 3-oxoacyl-ACP reductase, translated as MTAQDVSDLSGRVAVVTGAASGLGRAEAIGLAKSGATVVVNDMAKALDESDVLDEISAAGSKGVAVAGDISARSTADELVATADGLGGLSIVVNNAGITRDRMLFNMTDEDWDAVIAVHLRGHFLLTRNAATYWRAQAKSAGTGGDGSVYGRIINTTSEAGLSGPIGQANYGAAKAGITALTLTASRALGRYGVRANAIAPRARTAMTADVFGDAPELAEGEIDPLSPEHVVTLVRFLAAPASEAVNGQVFVVYGPSVTLVAAPTAEHRFDADGAAWDPSTLGAAMGAYFADRDPERTFGVLGLMGD; from the coding sequence TTGACTGCACAAGACGTGTCAGATCTGTCCGGACGGGTGGCCGTGGTGACCGGCGCAGCCTCGGGTCTCGGCCGTGCCGAGGCCATCGGGCTGGCAAAATCCGGTGCCACGGTCGTCGTCAACGATATGGCCAAGGCACTGGATGAATCCGATGTTCTCGATGAGATCAGCGCCGCGGGCTCCAAGGGGGTGGCGGTTGCCGGTGACATCAGCGCGCGCTCGACGGCCGATGAGCTGGTGGCCACGGCCGACGGGCTCGGCGGGCTGAGCATCGTCGTCAACAACGCCGGCATCACCCGCGACCGCATGTTGTTCAACATGACCGATGAGGACTGGGACGCGGTCATCGCGGTGCATCTGCGCGGGCACTTCCTGCTCACCCGTAATGCCGCGACGTACTGGCGTGCACAGGCGAAGTCCGCCGGGACGGGTGGGGACGGCTCGGTCTACGGCCGCATCATCAACACCACATCGGAAGCCGGGTTGTCCGGGCCGATTGGCCAGGCCAACTACGGTGCGGCCAAGGCCGGCATCACGGCGCTGACGCTTACGGCGTCGCGGGCGCTTGGGCGCTACGGCGTGCGGGCTAACGCGATCGCCCCGCGGGCGCGGACCGCGATGACTGCCGACGTGTTCGGTGACGCGCCCGAGCTGGCCGAAGGCGAGATCGACCCGCTGTCGCCCGAACATGTGGTGACGTTGGTGCGCTTCCTGGCCGCGCCGGCATCGGAGGCGGTCAACGGTCAGGTCTTCGTCGTCTACGGACCGTCGGTCACCCTGGTGGCTGCGCCCACGGCAGAACACCGATTCGATGCCGACGGTGCCGCGTGGGATCCGTCGACGCTGGGTGCCGCCATGGGGGCTTACTTTGCTGACCGCGACCCCGAGCGCACGTTCGGTGTCCTGGGTCTGATGGGTGACTGA
- the fadD17 gene encoding long-chain-fatty-acid--CoA ligase FadD17 encodes MSDEQTVTDLLARLTDVDDRGIHADDGSYSSWRQHIQDAADLAAALKARLDPAKPPHIGALLGNTPFFSSLLVAAGLAGLVPVGLNPTRRGEALARDIQTADCQLVLADGEVGPQTYGAGFTPEGMAVIDVGTSAWAEELAQFRGTPITFASSRFDDLFMLIFTSGTSGDPKAVRCTHEKVACPGVMLAQRFGLGPADTCYLSMPLFHSNAVMAGWAVAVAAGASIALRRKFSASQFIPDARRFNATYANYVGKPMSYILATPALPDDADNPLRIVYGNEAAPRDIDRFAQRFGVTVVDGFGSTEGGVNIARTPDTPEGALGPLPEGLEIVDVETGETCPPGVIGELVNLTGPGNFRGYHNAPDAETERMTGGVYHSGDLAYRDDDGYVYFAGRLGDWMRVDGENLGTAPIERVLMRYPDVTEAVVYPIPDPAIGDRVMAALVLPEGTEFDPATFRKFLTAQDDLGPKQWPAFVRVSTGLPRTETFKVIKRKLSAQALECADPVFEIQR; translated from the coding sequence GTGAGCGACGAGCAGACCGTCACCGATCTGCTCGCGCGGTTGACCGACGTCGACGATCGCGGGATCCATGCTGACGACGGCTCGTATTCGAGCTGGCGCCAACATATTCAGGATGCCGCCGACCTGGCGGCGGCACTGAAAGCCCGGCTCGATCCGGCCAAGCCGCCGCACATCGGCGCGCTGCTGGGTAACACGCCGTTCTTTTCCTCGCTGCTGGTAGCAGCGGGGTTGGCCGGGCTCGTCCCGGTCGGCCTCAACCCCACCCGCCGCGGTGAAGCGCTGGCGCGCGATATCCAGACAGCCGACTGTCAACTGGTGCTCGCCGACGGCGAGGTGGGCCCGCAAACCTACGGCGCCGGTTTCACCCCCGAGGGGATGGCGGTCATCGACGTCGGAACGTCCGCGTGGGCCGAAGAGCTCGCACAGTTCCGTGGCACGCCGATCACGTTCGCGTCCAGCCGCTTCGATGACCTGTTCATGCTGATCTTCACCTCGGGCACCAGCGGTGACCCGAAGGCGGTGCGCTGCACTCACGAGAAAGTGGCATGTCCCGGGGTGATGCTGGCGCAGCGGTTCGGGCTGGGCCCGGCCGACACCTGCTACCTGTCGATGCCGCTGTTCCACTCGAACGCGGTGATGGCGGGCTGGGCGGTAGCCGTGGCAGCCGGGGCGTCGATTGCGTTGCGCCGCAAGTTCTCCGCTTCGCAGTTCATTCCCGACGCGCGCCGGTTCAACGCCACCTACGCCAACTACGTCGGCAAGCCGATGTCCTACATCCTGGCCACCCCGGCTCTTCCCGACGATGCCGACAACCCGCTGCGCATCGTCTACGGCAATGAGGCCGCACCACGCGATATCGACCGGTTCGCACAACGTTTCGGCGTGACAGTGGTCGACGGCTTCGGCTCCACCGAGGGCGGCGTGAACATCGCTCGCACCCCAGACACTCCGGAGGGTGCACTGGGGCCGCTGCCTGAAGGGCTCGAGATCGTCGACGTCGAGACCGGTGAGACGTGCCCGCCAGGGGTGATCGGCGAGCTGGTCAACCTCACCGGCCCTGGGAATTTCCGCGGTTACCACAACGCGCCCGACGCCGAGACTGAGCGGATGACCGGCGGGGTCTATCACAGCGGGGACCTCGCCTACCGGGATGACGATGGCTACGTGTACTTCGCCGGCCGGCTTGGCGACTGGATGCGGGTCGACGGGGAGAACCTGGGCACCGCGCCCATCGAGCGGGTGTTGATGCGCTACCCCGACGTCACCGAGGCCGTGGTCTACCCGATCCCCGACCCTGCGATCGGGGATCGGGTGATGGCCGCACTGGTGCTCCCGGAGGGCACGGAGTTCGACCCGGCCACTTTCCGCAAATTCCTCACCGCCCAAGATGATCTCGGGCCCAAACAGTGGCCGGCGTTCGTGCGGGTGAGTACCGGACTGCCGCGCACCGAGACGTTCAAGGTGATCAAACGCAAGCTTTCAGCGCAGGCGCTGGAGTGTGCGGACCCGGTCTTCGAAATCCAGCGTTGA
- a CDS encoding NAD(P)H-dependent flavin oxidoreductase, whose product MHTELCDRFGIDYPIFVFTPSEKVAAAVSRAGGMGVLGCVRFNHPDDLEAVLQWMDANTDGKPYGVDVVMPAKAPTEGTAVDIDKLVSQPHRDFVAKTLADLGVPPLPDDGERNEGVLGWLHSVARSHVDVALRHPIKLIANALGSPPKDVIDLVHEAGVPIAALAGSAKHAQRHVDNGVDIVVAQGHEAGGHTGEIGSVVLWPEIVDALDGRAPVLAAGGIGTGGQVAAALALGASGVWMGSAFLTSAEYDLGHRQPGGTSTIQDALLRATSSDTVRRKIYTGKPARLLKTKWTQAWDAEGAPDPLPMPLQNILVSEAHQRMNESDNPDTVAVPVGQIVGRMNEIRPVADIIAELVAGFEDATRKLDTIRDS is encoded by the coding sequence ATGCACACAGAACTGTGCGATCGGTTCGGCATCGACTACCCGATCTTCGTTTTCACCCCGTCGGAAAAGGTCGCCGCGGCTGTCAGCCGGGCCGGCGGCATGGGTGTGCTGGGGTGTGTGCGGTTCAACCACCCCGACGACCTGGAAGCCGTACTGCAGTGGATGGACGCGAACACCGACGGTAAGCCGTACGGCGTCGACGTCGTGATGCCAGCGAAGGCGCCCACCGAAGGCACCGCCGTCGACATCGACAAGCTCGTGTCGCAGCCGCATCGCGATTTCGTCGCCAAGACGCTCGCCGACCTCGGGGTGCCCCCGCTTCCCGATGACGGCGAACGCAACGAGGGCGTGCTCGGCTGGCTGCATTCGGTGGCTCGCTCACACGTCGACGTCGCGTTGCGACACCCGATCAAGCTGATTGCCAACGCGCTCGGCTCGCCGCCCAAGGACGTCATCGACCTGGTGCACGAAGCTGGTGTGCCGATCGCGGCGCTGGCCGGTTCGGCCAAGCACGCGCAACGACATGTCGACAACGGCGTCGACATCGTCGTCGCCCAGGGCCATGAGGCCGGCGGTCACACCGGCGAGATCGGCTCTGTGGTGCTCTGGCCCGAAATCGTCGATGCGCTCGACGGCAGGGCCCCGGTGCTCGCGGCGGGCGGTATCGGCACGGGCGGGCAGGTGGCGGCCGCGCTGGCGCTCGGAGCCTCTGGAGTCTGGATGGGATCGGCATTCCTGACCTCCGCCGAATACGACCTCGGACACCGCCAGCCCGGCGGAACGTCGACTATTCAGGACGCGCTTCTGCGGGCCACCTCCAGCGACACCGTGCGCCGCAAGATCTACACCGGCAAGCCGGCGCGTCTGCTGAAGACCAAGTGGACGCAAGCCTGGGATGCCGAGGGCGCGCCGGATCCACTGCCTATGCCGCTGCAGAACATCCTGGTCAGTGAGGCGCATCAGCGGATGAACGAGTCGGACAATCCCGACACCGTCGCCGTGCCGGTCGGCCAGATCGTCGGCCGGATGAACGAGATCCGCCCGGTCGCCGACATCATCGCCGAACTGGTCGCCGGCTTCGAGGACGCAACTCGGAAACTGGACACGATCCGCGACAGCTAG